Genomic DNA from Thermoflexus sp.:
CTCTTTCCGGGTGCTTCTGGATCTGGATATGGGAGAAGGTGAAGACTGGGTATGGACATGCGATCTTTCCCATGAATATGTGACCATCAATGGGAAGTATCGCACATAGCCGCGTGGAAACGCCCTATATGGACCGCTGCTCAACCTCCGACCGAGCGAGGAAGCGCATGGATCTCATGGAGAACCTGGAATCTTTCCTGCAGGACCTGCTCGCCCGGCTGATCGCGATCCCCTCGCCCAGCGGCGAGGAAGGCGCCCTGATCGCCTTCCTGGAGAGCTGGTTCCGGGAGCGCGGCTTTCCCGTCGCGCGCTTCCCAGTTCCCGATCACCCATGGCCCGATCTCCTCATCCATCCCCAGCCCTGTCCTCGACTGTTGATCATCGCCCACCTGGACACCGTGCCTCCGCGGGCTCACCCCCATCCTTACGAGGCCATCGAACGCGATGGCCGGATCTACGGGCTGGGGAGCGCCGATGTCAAAGGGGGGCTGGCCGCCCTGATGGCTGCCTTAGCGCTTCTGGGATCGGAACGCCTGGCCGGCTCGCCGGTCAGCATCGCCCTCACGGTGGATGAAGAAAACATGGGACGGGGGGCGGAAGCGCTGGCCCGGGCCTGCCGGCCGGAGGCGGTGCTGGCGATCGAACCCACCGATTTGACGATCCGCATCGCGGAGGCAGGGACCATGGAGCTCGAGCTGGAGATCCAGGGCCAACCCGCCCATGGCTCCGTAGTCGAGAAAGGCCGGAACGCGATCCGGGAAGCGCTGGAGATCCTGCGGGAGCTGGAATCCCTCCCCTCCATCCAGGCCCAGCACCCGTGGATCGGCCGCGGGGCCGTGACCCCCCTGTTCATCCACGGCGGCGAACGGGCGCTGGTGATCCCCGATCGCTGTGCGCTCCACCTGGACATCCGATGGCTCCCCGGCATCCCGCGGGAAACCCTTGTGGGGGAAATCGAATCCGTGCTCGCCCGCCATCCGGCATCCTGGCGCATCCTGGATCTCTCCCCTCCCTTTGAGACCCCTCCCGAGGCTCCGGCCGTTCAAATGCTCGCCGCCGCCTTGACCGAAGCCGGCCTCCCGGTCCGTTTCAGCGGGATGCCCAGTTGGACCGACGCCGAGCCCTTCGCCCGATATGGAGCCCAGGCGGTCGTCTTCGGGCCGGGCACCCTGGCCCTCGCCCACACGCCGGAGGAACACATCCCCCTTCTGGAACTCCTCCAGGCCGCCCGGGTGTTTTTCTCCCTGCTCCAGAGGGCAGTTGCCTGAAAGCCCGGATCCTGCTATAATGCCAAGGGAAGGGCGAGTAGCTCAGGTGGTCAGAGCGCACGGCTCACATCCGTGAGGTCGGGGGTTCGAGTCCCT
This window encodes:
- a CDS encoding M20 family metallopeptidase, giving the protein MDLMENLESFLQDLLARLIAIPSPSGEEGALIAFLESWFRERGFPVARFPVPDHPWPDLLIHPQPCPRLLIIAHLDTVPPRAHPHPYEAIERDGRIYGLGSADVKGGLAALMAALALLGSERLAGSPVSIALTVDEENMGRGAEALARACRPEAVLAIEPTDLTIRIAEAGTMELELEIQGQPAHGSVVEKGRNAIREALEILRELESLPSIQAQHPWIGRGAVTPLFIHGGERALVIPDRCALHLDIRWLPGIPRETLVGEIESVLARHPASWRILDLSPPFETPPEAPAVQMLAAALTEAGLPVRFSGMPSWTDAEPFARYGAQAVVFGPGTLALAHTPEEHIPLLELLQAARVFFSLLQRAVA